One window of the Pempheris klunzingeri isolate RE-2024b chromosome 10, fPemKlu1.hap1, whole genome shotgun sequence genome contains the following:
- the stat4 gene encoding signal transducer and activator of transcription 4: protein MLDETDRGAAQRHFSMSQWKQIQQLEIRLLEHVDYLYDDNFPMDIRQGLASWIESQDWETAANDESMASVLFTNLLSQLERVRSREQNFLQRHNMKIIQQQLQVKYKTNPAIMAQVISTCLREERRILSSTCMQEQGPLEKSLQNSVSFERQKNMDNRVGIIRGSVQLMDQAVKYIEDMQDDFDFRYKTLQSRESSDRNSEMMKQEVTTLQEMLNRLDFKRKEILSKIDVVIKEIDNLMTSQLNPELQDWKRRQQIAAIGGPLLTGLDQLQSWFTLTAQSLFQIKRQLDKLGELVVKVTYESDPIPLQKPQMDERVKYLIYHLIKSSFVVEKQPCMPTHPQKPLIIKTGVQFTTKVRLLVKLPEVDYQLKVKTTFDKDLPPGRVSRQFFILTNNTKVMDIEDYSNGCLSVEFRHLQLKEKKYINGTKGNEGLLSVTEELHSLSFEACFTVQGLTIDLETCSLPLVVISNVSQLPGGWASVMWYNLLTDEPRNLAFFGNPPRATWSQLSEVLSWQFSTFAGQGLNKEQLSMLGDKLLGQHASCSDYQVSWSKFSKENIPGKPFSFWMWLDSILELIKKHLLPVWNENYIMGFVSKEMERTLLKDREPGTFLLRFSESHLGGITFTWVEHSDAGDVKFNSVEPYTKNRLSALPFADIIRDYKVISDGVVPENPLKFLYPDIPKDEAFGRLYNSQPSKVYPYIPSTLIPISELRSNSSTTPPSCQSPEPPMTPGEFHMLNEQLCFDIDTVSLQALPFAETHSRKMAQWRAVLRLDAALQGCVSRLYEGRLPREIRHCLCVMIESQDWDLAAVDANKARTCLHALLVCLEEQWRRSVQENNILVGPDLPGMKDYLLKRFQDEPLNLAIILSECLKEEKKILASASEAQGCGSPTPEQKWSVLDDKVNELKRHTSEVKKEIKSLEFLNEKLDFIQETWQSQVEQHVGLAQSHGLMEEECLKKANFITQTKQMVLQQIVNILKLADQIVMTLTDVELPEWKRRQQMACIGSPVDTCLDHLQKWFTAVAEVLLRVREQLQKLQDQNKKYNSTATSNLPGPMAETEKFAQSLFIKLLTNALVVEKQPLMSSLPQRPLILKTRVRFTVTVRFLVNLPEVQKCLLTVKPVFDKDVEEARTVKGFRCFDFNKDDYKVMDVDTPGGGLVAEFGHMSLIESKGRPKGSYEQCRPGVTEELHIIKFVTGFHHAGLECNIEASSLPLVVISSTNQVPSAWASVMWCNAVSTSEPRNLSLFVDPPPLNWEQMAQVLSWQFLSVGQKGLDENQISMLRDKLVDDPDGLVHWSKFSKNESAWIWIDGILDLIKKHLANLWQDGSIMGFVSKERTRALLQEKQTGTFLLRFSESNKDGAITFSWVNHSNGETHVHAVEPYTKQELSAISLPYIIYQYSLRAQRQTARNPLLYLYPDIPKDTAFGRYYNSSEMSASTKVSDGYVLRRLVPVSVYPTPPPSPPRETDMMDIDMSTDTTQLFQELFSDLLGLPGLPDLSTFYEETHDSSVSPFSPI, encoded by the exons ATGTTGGATGAGACAGACCGGGGAGCAGCGCAGAGACATTTCAG CATGAGCCAGTGGAAGCAGATTCAGCAGCTGGAGATCAGACTCCTGGAACATGTGGACTACCTGTATGATGATAATTTCCCCATGGACATCAGACAGGGTCTGGCCAGCTGGATCGAGTCTCAGGATTG GGAGACGGCAGCTAACGATGAGTCAATGGCGTCGGTGCTGTTCACCAACCTGCTGTCCCAACTGGAGAGGGTGCGCTCACGGGAGCAGAACTTCCTACAAAGGCACAACATGAAAATCATACAGCAGCAACTACAG GTGAAATACAAGACCAACCCTGCCATCATGGCCCAGGTAATCTCCACCTGCCTGAGGGAAGAACGCCGTATCCTCTCCAGCACCTGCATGCAAGAACAG GGTCCACTGGAGAAATCGTTGCAGAATTCTGTGTCATTTGAGAGGCAGAAGAACATGGACAACAGAGTTGGGATCATCAGGGGCAGCGTGCAG TTGATGGATCAGGCTGTGAAATACATCGAGGACATGCAGGATGACTTTGATTTCCGCTACAAGACCCTACAGTCTCGAG aatcgAGTGATAGGAACTCTGAGAtgatgaaacaggaagtaacaacACTGCAGGAAATGCTCAACAGGCTCGACTTTAAAAGGAAG GAGATCCTGTCAAAGATAGATGTTGTGATCAAGGAGATCGACAATCTGATGACCTCTCAGCTCAACCCTGAGCTACAAGACTGGAAGCGTAGACAGCAGATCGCCGCCATTGGTGGTCCGCTGCTCACCGGTCTAGACCAGCTGCAGAGTTG GTTTACTCTGACAGCCCAGAGTCTCTTCCAGATCAAGCGACAGCTTGACAAACTGGGCGAGCTGGTTGTGAAGGTCACCTACGAAAGCGACCCAATCCCCCTGCAAAAGCCTCAGATGGATGAGCGAGTCAAATATCTCATCTATCACCTCATCAAGAG CTCGTTTGTGGTGGAGAAGCAGCCATGCATGCCTACACATCCACAGAAACCCCTCATCATCAAGACTGGAGTACAGTTCACCACCAAAGTCAG acTCCTGGTTAAACTTCCAGAAGTGGATTATCAGCtgaaagtgaaaacaacatTTGACAA ggaccTCCCCCCTGGCAGAGT aaGTCGTCAGTTTTTCATCCTGACCAACAACACTAAAGTTATGGACATCGAGGACTACTCAAACGGCTGCCTCTCAGTGGAGTTTAGACACCTG caactgaaagagaagaaatacATCAATGGCACAAAGGGGAATGAG GGTCTGCTCTCTGTGACAGAGGAACTGCACTCTCTCAGCTTCGAGGCTTGCTTCACAGTGCAGGGCCTCACCATTGATCTCGAG ACGTGTTCTCTGCCACTGGTGGTCATTTCCAATGTGAGCCAGCTGCCTGGAGGCTGGGCCTCTGTCATGTGGTACAACCTTCTGACCGATGAGCCGAGA AACTTGGCGTTCTTCGGAAACCCACCCCGGGCCACCTGGAGCCAGCTCTCTGAGGTGCTCAGCTGGCAGTTCTCCACCTTTGCTGGTCAAGGCCTCAACAAGGAGCAGCTCAGCATGCTGGGTGATAAGCTTCTTG GTCAACATGCCTCCTGCAGTGACTATCAAGTGTCCTGGTCTAAGTTCTCTAAG GAAAATATTCCAGGAAAGCCCTTCAGTTTCTGGATGTGGCTGGATTCCATCCTGGAGCTCATCAAGAAGCACTTGCTGCCAGTCTGGAATGAGAA CTATATCATGGGCTTTGTGAGCAAAGAGATGGAGCGCACTCTGCTAAAGGACCGAGAGCCTGGCACGTTCCTCTTACGCTTCAGTGAGAGCCACCTCGGAGGAATCACTTTCACCTGGGTGGAGCACAGTGACGCTG GAGATGTCAAGTTCAACTCTGTGGAGCCGTACACGAAAAACCGGCTGAGCGCTCTCCCGTTTGCCGACATCATACGAGACTACAAAGTGATCTCAGACGGGGTTGTCCCAGAGAACCCACTGAAGTTTCTCTACCCCGACATCCCCAAAGATGAGGCCTTCGGACGGCTTTACAACAGTCAGCCAAGCAAAG TCTATCCATATATACCATCTACCCTGATCCCCATCTCGGAATTGCG CTCTAACTCAAGCACCACGCCGCCTTCTTGTCAGTCTCCTGAGCCGCCAATGACTCCTGGAGAGTTTCACATGCTGAACGAGCAGCTCTGCTTCGACATCGACACAGTAAGTTTGCAGGCATTGCCATTTG CAGAGACCCACAGCCGCAAG ATGGCCCAGTGGCGGGCGGTGCTGAGGCTGGACGCGGCCCTGCAGGGCTGTGTGAGCCGGCTGTACGAGGGGAGGCTGCCCCGGGAGATCCGCCACTGTCTGTGCGTCATGATAGAGAGCCAGGACTG GGATTTGGCAGCTGTGGATGCAAACAAAGCAAGGACTTGTTTGCATGCTCTCCTGGTGTGTTTGGAAGAACAGTGGCGCCGCTCTGTCCAGGAGAACAACATTTTGGTGGGACCTGATCTTCCAGGGATGAAAGATTACTTGCTG AAACGCTTTCAAGATGAGCCCCTGAACTTGGCCATAATCCTTTCTGAATGCctaaaggaggaaaagaaaatcctgGCTTCAGCCTCTGAAGCACAG GGTTGTGGCAGTCCAACCCCGGAGCAAAAATGGAGCGTGTTGGACGACAAAGTCAACGAACTGAAAAGGCACACTTCG GAGGTAAAGAAGGAAATCAAGTCACTGGAGTTCTTAAATGAAAAGCTGGACTTCATACAGGAGACCTGGCAAAGCCAAG TGGAGCAGCACGTTGGATTGGCCCAGTCCCATGGTCTTATGGAAGAGGAATGTCTTAAGAAGGCCAACTTCATCACACAGACAAAGCAG ATGGTGCTGCAGCAGAtagtgaacattttaaaactggCAGACCAGATTGTGATGACCCTCACGGATGTGGAGCTCCCTGAGTGGAAGCGCAGGCAGCAGATGGCCTGCATTGGCAGTCCAGTTGACACCTGTCTGGACCATCTCCAGAAGTG GTTCACAGCTGTGGCAGAAGTGCTTCTAAGAGTGCGTGAACAGCTGCAGAAACTGCAAGACCAGAACAAGAAATACAACAGCACTGCTACCTCCAACCTTCCTGGTCCCATGGCTGAAACTGAGAAGTTTGCACAGTCCTTGTTCATAAAACTACTTACAAA TGCTCTGGTGGTTGAGAAACAACCTCTCATGTCGAGTTTACCACAGCGACCTCTGATACTCAAGACCAGGGTGCGGTTCACAGTGACCGTGAG gttCTTGGTGAACCTCCCAGAAGTGCAGAAGTGCCTGCTCACAGTCAAACCAGTGTTTGACAA ggatgttGAAGAAGCCAGGACAGTCAAAGG CTTCCGTTGCTTTGACTTCAACAAGGATGACTATAAGGTGATGGACGTGGACACACCCGGCGGAGGTTTGGTGGCAGAATTTGGTCACATG tcactCATTGAAAGCAAAGGAAGACCCAAAGGCTCATACGAG CAATGTCGACCTGGAGTCACCGAAGAGCTCCACATCATCAAGTTTGTGACTGGGTTTCACCACGCTGGGCTGGAGTGTAACATCGAG GCCAGCTCCCTGCCTCTGGTGGTCATCTCCAGTACCAATCAGGTCCCCAGCGCCTGGGCCTCTGTCATGTGGTGCAACGCGGTGTCCACCAGCGAACCGAGG AACCTGTCGTTGTTTGTCGACCCTCCTCCACTCAACTGGGAGCAGATGGCTCAGGTTCTGAGCTGGCAGTTTTTGTCCGTAGGCCAAAAGGGGCTTGACGAAAACCAGATCTCCATGCTAAGAGACAAACTTGTGG atGATCCTGATGGTCTCGTTCACTGGAGTAAGTTCTCCAAG AATGAAAGTGCCTGGATTTGGATAGATGGAATCCTGGATTTAATCAAAAAACACTTGGCAAATCTTTGGCAGGATGG GTCCATCATGGGGTTCGTGAGCAAGGAGAGAACACGGGCcctgctgcaggaaaaacagacCGGGACCTTTCTGCTCCGCTTCAGCGAGAGCAACAAAGACGGAGCCATCACCTTCAGCTGGGTCAACCACTCCAATGGTG agacCCATGTGCATGCAGTAGAGCCATACACCAAGCAGGAGCTGTCGGCCATCTCTCTGCCATACATCATTTACCAGTACAGCCTGAGAGCCCAGAGACAAACGGCCAGGAACCCTCTGCTCTACCTTTACCCAGACATCCCCAAAGACACTGCCTTTGGACGCTACTACAACAGCTCTG AAATGTCGGCATCTACGAAGGTCAGCGACGGGTACGTCCTCAGGCGCCTCGTTCCTGTTTCAGT TTATCCCACACCACCTCCGTCTCCACCGAGGGAAACAGACATGATGGACATTGACATGAGT ACGGACACGACTCAGCTGTTTCAGGAACTCTTCTCTGATCTACTCGGCTTGCCTGGACTCCCTGACTTGTCGACGTTTTATGAAGAGACTCACGACAGCTCTGTCAGCCCTTTCAGCCCCATCTGA